One genomic region from Amphiprion ocellaris isolate individual 3 ecotype Okinawa chromosome 20, ASM2253959v1, whole genome shotgun sequence encodes:
- the cdc25b gene encoding M-phase inducer phosphatase 2 — translation MEAFYSPVNTTSKSRPEGIPGLSSLTLPELSTKDPHCRNLFSPGPAAVLSPVTNLALDMNNLAGLGSQCDTPKRRKHAPLEKIPSFASDVSSDAGLGMDPPSPMDAVEVEDTFEKAIQQSSRVVNEKMPIRRINSLPLQLLGFSPSLRGQETDSNRYGIFGQQPSQITASSASEHDKENMPEECFEFKKPTKPASRCRVRSFNGGQAKDAFARRPSSAPALMLCSPPSGQQQDFFDSSPMFLRRSSLTSSLNDDDDDDGFLDVLDDNMENDSGMPMGMASLLTAPLVSDSTAEDSPVIRCRPRNLFRSPSMPSPVSRPAVKRPDCPGDENTPVRVKRRRSLAGTHVTILEQNPESPRTTCSLLQRSKSFCQTEIEKLLDSEDGSNELIGDFTKPFVLPTVEGKHQDLKYITPEIMVAALTGQFGHLVEQVIIIDCRYPYEFDGGHIKGALNLHQEDQVQDFLLKAPIVPACPDKRVVIIFHCEFSSERGPRMCRFVRERDRAMNDYPKLHYPELYILKGGYKDFFPHFQAQCEPQSYRPMHHEDFKEDLRKFRLKSRTWAGERSKRDMYSRLKKL, via the exons ATGGAAGCCTTTTATAGTCCCGTTAACACCACGTCGAAAAGCAGGCCCGAAGGCATCCCCGGACTTTCCTCGCTCACTCTGCCCGAACTGAGCACAAAGGACCCGCACTGCAGGAACCTATTCTCCCCTGGACCCGCTGCTGTCCTCTCCCCTGTCACCAATCTGGCTCTGGATATGAACAATTTAGCTGGACTTGGAAG TCAATGTGACACCCCGAAAAGGAGAAAGCATGCACCCCTTGAGAAGATTCCCTCCTTTGCTTCTGACGTCTCATCTGATGCTG GCCTCGGCATGGATCCCCCCAGCCCCATGGATGCTGTCGAAGTTGAGGACAC ATTTGAAAAGGCCATTCAGCAATCGAGCAGAGTAGTTAACGA GAAGATGCCAATTCGACGAATCAACTCATTGCCA CTCCAGCTCCTGGGTTTCAGTCCATCTCTGAGGGGACAGGAAACCGATTCGAACCGCTATGGAATATTCGGCCAACAACCCTCTCAGATAACCGCCTCCTCCGCTTCTGAACACGACAAGGAAAACATGCCAGAG GAGTGTTTTGAATTCAAGAAACCAACCAAGCCGGCGTCACGTTGCCGCGTTCGCTCCTTCAACGGCGGACAGGCGAAGGACGCTTTTGCCCGCCGTCCCAGCTCAGCACCAGCCCTCATG CTTTGTTCGCCTCCTTCAGGCCAACAGCAAGACTTCTTCGACTCCAGCCCCATGTTCCTGAGACGCTCCTCCCTCACCTCGTCTCTAAACGACGACGACGATGATGACGGCTTTTTGGACGTACTAGACGACAACATGGAG AATGACTCTGGGATGCCGATGGGAATGGCCAGCTTGCTCACTGCCCCGCTGGTGTCCGACAGCACAGCAGAAGACTCG CCTGTGATTCGCTGCCGGCCACGCAACCTGTTCCGCTCGCCCTCCATGCCCAGTCCGGTGTCCCGTCCCGCCGTGAAGCGTCCCGACTGCCCCGGAGATGAAAACACGCCGGTCAGGGTGAAGAGACGACGCAGCCTGGCAGGAACTCACGTCACCATCCTGGAACAAAACCCCGAATCCCCCAGAACG ACCTGCTCGCTGCTGCAGAGGTCCAAATCCTTCTGTCAGACGGAGATTGAAAAGCTGCTGGACAGTGAGGACGGTTCTAATGAGCTAATAGGAGATTTCACCAAG CCCTTCGTGCTCCCAACAGTGGAGGGAAAACATCAAGACCTAAAGTACATTACCCCAGAAATA ATGGTGGCAGCTCTCACGGGACAGTTTGGTCATCTAGTTGAGCAAGTTATCATCATTGACTGCCGCTACCCCTACGAGTTTGACGGAGGGCACATCAAG GGAGCTCTGAACCTGCACCAGGAAGACCAGGTGCAGGATTTCCTCCTGAAGGCCCCCATCGTCCCGGCCTGCCCCGACAAGCGAGTCGTCATCATCTTCCACTGCGAGTTCTCGTCGGAGCGCGGCCCTCGGATGTGCCGCTTCGTCCGGGAGCGAGATCGCGCCATGAACGACTACCCCAAACTCCACTACCCCGAGCTCTACATCCTCAAGGGCGGGTACAAAGACTTCTTCCCGCATTTTCAG GCACAATGTGAACCTCAGTCCTACCGGCCGATGCACCACGAGGACTTCAAGGAGGACCTGAGGAAGTTCCGCCTCAAAAGTCGCACCTGGGCTGGCGAGCGCAGCAAGAGAGACATGTACAGCCGGTTGAAGAAGCTGTGA